TGGGGTTATAAATTGTTTTTCCATTAGGAGAAATGAACTTTTTCACTGGTGTATTCAGTTCAGTAAGTGAGGCATGTCTACTGCTGTGCTGGGCACAGGGAACAAAACAGAATACAACACAGATCTTAGACAGGTGTGGTTGATCACACCTTATAACCCTCACTTGGAAGGTAAGACAGGAGGATGgttaagttccaggtcagcataGATTACCatagtaagaccatgtctcaaaacagcTGCTACTACCAAAACAGTTCCTGCCCTTATAGAACTCACAGTATGGTGAGCAGAGAAAGGCACCAGAACAAGTGATCTCCTGCCCTTAAATATCAGTGGGGAAATTGAGCATTAGTGAGCTATAGAATGGTTAGAAAGGGCCACCAGGGCAAAGGGAACAGCTGAACTGAGTCTTTGAAAATAGGTGTGTATGTGGAATGTTATGTTATACACACAAAGTCCTAGCACCGGGAGGaacaggcaggaagaccaggagttcaaggtcatttctgGCTGCTTTACtgactttgaagccagccagTGTTCTATGAGACTCGGTGTCAAAAATGTTGAATCagtgaagaggaagggaaagctgtGTTAGTATACACTCCTGTGGTGTTGTATAGACAGTTGAGcacagcatgcaggaggctgtgTTAGTATACACTCCTGTGGTGTTGTATAGACAGGTGAGcacagcatgcaggaggctgtgTTAGTATACACTCCTGTGGTGTTGTATAGACAGGTGAGcacagcatgcaggaggctgtgTTAGTATACACTCCTGTATTGTATAGACAGGTGAGcacagcatgcaggaggctgtaTTAGTATACACTCCTGTGGTGTTGTATAGACAGGTGAGCACAGCATGTAGGAGTATACACTCCTGTAGTATTGTATAGACAGGTGAGcacagcatgcaggaggctgtgTTAGTATACACTCCTGTGGTGTTGTATAGACAGGTGAGcacagcatgcaggaggctgtgTTAGTATACACTCCTGTAGTATTGTATAGACAGGTGAGcacagcatgcaggaggctgtgTTAGTATACACTCCTGTGGTGTTGTATAGACAGGTGAGcacagcatgcaggaggctgtgTTAGTATACACTCCTGTAGTATTGTATAGACAGGTGAGcacagcatgcaggaggctgtgTTAGTATACACTTCTGTGGTATTGTATAGACAGGTGAGcacagcatgcaggaggctgtgTTAGTATACACTCCTGTGGTGTTGTATAGACAGGTGAGcacagcatgcaggaggctgtgTTAGTATACACTTCTGTGGTATTGTATAGAGTGCTGAGAACAGCATGCAGAACTATAAGAACTTAGAACGTATTGGGCCAACTGGGTAACTCTGTTGCTTGCCATCTTTGCAATATACTGAATAATTTgtcttttacctttttttttttaaatcacaggctggctttgaacttggttTGTAACCAATAATGACTCCTGCATAAATCTCTAAGCTGTGATTATAATTTCAGGCATATACCACTGTGTCTAGTTGAactagtctttttatttttttttaaagacaggttctctctgtgtagccccggctgtcctggaactcactctgtagaccaggctggacttcaactcagagatctgcctgcctttacctcctcagtgctgagatttgaagcatgcactaccatgcctagctttgCAATTTGCAAAAAGTATATTGGGGTGAAAGCTGAAAGGTAGGCACTTATTCACTCTTATTCACTCACTTAGGCACTCGTTCCTTTGTCAGCAGAATGAAGAACATACAAAATGAGATGTGAATCAGTGATAAGTACTTGCCTGGAGTGCAAGAGGCCCTGGGATTCAATCTTAGTATCTTCCCACCCCCAGGCCCTGGGATCCTTTAGTCCATATGCAGAAGGCATGGGGAAATTCAGCTTTTCCAGTGCTTCAGTATTAAGGCCAGGACCTTAcaatatgctaggcaagtgttttacagctgagctgtatccccaCCTTCTGAAACTAGTAAGCTAACTGCTAGGTACCAGAACTTGATTGTAAGGCTTAGGTTTGGAATGagcagttaaaaaacaaaacacaacaattCACGATCAAGGCTGGACATGGTAGTCCACACCTCTAacccagcacttagaagacagaggcaCGTGgattctgtgagtctgaggccactctggtctgcaaagtgagttctaggacagccagggctgtctcacaaataaataaataattaaaaaaaaaaaaaaagaaagaaatgggattcaaggtgtgcacatgcctgcaatATCAATGCTTGAGAAACCAAGGCAGATTGCATAAGGTCCAGGCCAGCAAGTACTATGTAgcaagaacctatctcaaaattaagttaaaaaaaggCTGGGGACCTAGCTAAGCCAAGTTCTTGTCTAGCATATGTGAGCCcttaggtttgattcctagtactgaatagaacaaaagaaaaactcaagcacaaatgtaattaaaaacttTTTGAGAGCAAACAAGGTTGTAAGTGAGGAGGTACATGTTTCAGGAGATCCAAAGAGGGGAAGCCATGGGTAGTGACACACAGATTTAATCCCTttctggatgcagaggcaggacagccatggctgcaTAGTGTGACCCTCTCTCAATAGAGCAAAGAAGGCAGAAGTCTGGAGTGAATGATAAGCCAGAGCAGGGGAGGTGTTTCACAGTGTTTGTGTTCTGGCCTGTAACCATTGACTCAGTATGGATTGCTCACTTGCTGTAGAGATTAAGATTTAAGCAAACAAGGACTCCAGAGGCAAATGCAGGAAGGTCTCTgggtttgaagccaacctggtctttatagcaaattccagaacagccaagagaGACGTTGcctcaaaaagcaacaacaaaagaggTTTAGCCATGAAGCAAGGTCTGATGTCAGCACTTAGTGGGGGCTTAGGCAGGCCACCCTGGACTGtatgagatctttttttttttttttttttttttttttttaataaaaaagatcAAGAACCGAAAAAACACCCTAAAACTTGACCATGGAACAAGTGGCCAGTGGAGGATCAGCTTATGTCCCTGGCCTTCTGAAGAAACAAATCTCTAATTACCTTAAGTATTACCTATCATTACGGTCTTAGAATAAAATGAGGGTTTATATAAGTATTCTGTGCTGggggaacaaaaataatttgaggCTTGAAGAACAGCTCAGGTTGGTTAAGATTACCTGTTGTCTTCCCAAGGATCTGGGTTAgagtctcagcacccatgtgtcaGTTCACAgttatttgtaactccagctccaggggttctgGTTCCCTTTTCCAGCccttctgaaacacacacacatacaaataacatttaaaaataattacttataTAAGCCCTCATTTTCTCAACTATGACCGTAATGATAGGTAATGTTTcagttaataattaaaaaataatttacaaaaataatgATTTGCATTAATGTAAGGTAGAGTAATCATTGCTTTATCACTAAGATTGACTAGTCCCTACCCTTAGGCCTCTTGTCTAGACAGAAAGGGAATCTGAGGAATACTCCATCCTTGGCAAGTGTctgccatgcccctgcctcacCCAAGTGTGTGTTTTCATCCTCTCCAGGGCCACGCCACTTCCTTCTTCGGTCCAGCTCTGGAGCGCTACTCATCCTTTCAGGTCAACGGCAGTGATGACATTCGGCAAATCCAGAGCCTGGAGAACGGTATCCTTTTCCTCACCAAGAACAACCTCAAGTACATGGCCCGTGGGGGGCTCattatatttgactatttgtaaGTGGCCTTTCAGTTGAGCTGGGAAAGGGGGAAATTACAGGAAGGCCTTAGGATTGGCAGCCGGTGATATCCTGTCCTGTTGGCTCTTCTCACATAGGCTGGATGAGAGCGAGGATATGCACAGTCTCCTACTGACAGACAACAACACTCTGCTTGTTGGTGGGCTGCAGAACCATGTACTGGAGATTGATCTGAACACCGTCCAGGAGACTCAAAAGGTACGAGTCTGGGTCGTGCCCAGGAAAGACCCACGGGGGAACTGCGGTCATGGCAAGGCTCTGCTAGGCCTGTAGTGTGTTGAGATGTGGGTGTGACTTCTCTGTCTTAGTCATGGGAAATCCTCTCAccagcttctcttctttctctctccagtaTGCAGTTGAGACACCCGGAGTAACCATCATGAGACAGACAAATCGCTTCTTCTTCTGTGGCCACACATCTGGCAAGGTAAGCAGATTCCATGTCTGTCCCCACCATGGGCCCTGTTTCACTAGATGCTGGGGTCTGCTTTCCCTGTGGGTGAGAGGTGAGGGCTCTGAGGGATTAAGTCATGGCCTGCTTACTGTGTTGAGATTATCTTGGGTCCTGGTGTTTTCTACAGCTAGGTGCCTTGGAGGCAAAAGGGCAAATGAATTCTTTGGGTCATCCTTTCCAGCTCCGggcttctctttctgcctttgtttGCTCTGACAGTATCCTAGAACCTTGGTCTTCTCTGGCAGGGCTCTCTCAGGGTTAAGTAGGTGGTGGGGTCTCTTCCCTCTCACAGAGCTGGCAGCTAACAGGTCTTTTCTTCTTCAGGTTTCTCTGCGAGACCTCCGTAGTTTTAAAGTGGAGCATGAATTTGATGCCTTCTCAGGGAGTCTGTCAGATTTTGATGTTCATGGCAACCTGCTGGCTGCCTGCGGCTTCTCCAGCCGCCTCACTGGCCTGGCCTGTGACCGTTTCCTCAAGGTGTATGACCTGCGCATGATGCGTGCCATCACACCACTTCAAGTGCACGTGGATCCAGCCTTCTTGCGTTTCATCCCCACCTACACTTCCCGCCTTGCTATCATCTCCCAGTCAGGTAGGATGGGTGCATCACTGGGTAGGACAGGGGCAGCACTGGGTAGAACAGGGTCAGCACTGGGTAGAACAGGGGCAGCACTGGGTAGAACAGGGGCAGCACTGGGTAGAACAGGGGCAGCACTGGGTAGAACAAGGGCAGCACTGGGTAGGTAGGACAGGGGCAGCACTGGGTAGGACAGGGACAGCACTGGGTAGGACAGGGGCAGCACTGGGTAGGACAGGGGCAGCACTGGGTAGGACAGGGTCGTAAGCTGAGACCCAGCTCATCAAAAGTAACCCCATATACCTCTCTTTTGGGGAAAGAAATAACTGCCCACCAGGCTCCCACGGTTTCATCTAGGTTTGCTTAGAAATGGGTCTAAGGAGCACAGAAGACAGTAAAGATCACAgccctgtgatcccagctactTGAGAGGTTGAAGCAGAAAGATAGTGAATTCAATTCCTGACTGggcaacacagtgatgtcctgtcttaagaaagaaaaagagggcaaGCCAGAGCTACAGACAGAGTGATTGCCCATAAGGTGCCAGGTGCTATACACCAAATAGTATCTCCTGTTACACGATATCAATCTCCTGTGcaccaaaaagtaaataaaaacaaaaaagatggggACTGAGAAAATGGCTCATGGCTCACTATTCAGAGTATTTtgtagagaacctgagttcagttcccaacacctacagTAGGAGGCGCCAGTGGGtctcatgctctcttctggcctctgcacgcACCTGCACTGGTGTGCATATCCCAACACAGAGCCACACATGTAAgtcttagctgggtgtggtggcacacacctttaatagcagcacacaagaggcagagacatgtggatctctgagttcaaggtcagcctgagccacagagttcaggacagccagggctccacagagaaacccctcTCAAAGGGACTAAGTGGACTAACTGGAGACGTGCCTTTGCCGGGAGTGAAGTACCTGTATCCCTCCTTTGATTAATGTTTCTACTGACATTAGAAGAGGGTAAAGGGGTTTTCCCTTTCAGTTTCCAGGGTTCACTTGGTCTGTCCCTTTTTTCCTCCTAGGTCAATGCCAGTTTTGTGAACCCACAGGCCTGGCCAACCCAGCCGACATCTTCCATGTGAATCCCGTGGGACCTTTGCTAATGACGTTTGACGTGTCAGCCAGCAAGCAGGCCCTGGCCTTTGGGGATTCCGAGGGCTGTGTGCATCTCTGGACTGATTCCCCTGAGCCGTCCTTCAACCCCTACTCCCGAGAGACTGAATTTGCTCTGCCCTGTCTTGTGGACTCTTTGCCTCCTCTGGACTGGAACCAGGATCTGCTGCCACTTTCCCTTATTCCCGTTCCACTTACCACTGACACGCTGCTCTCCGACTGGCCTGCTGCCAACTCTGTTCCTGCTCCCAGGTTGTACTCACTGCTGGGCTGGAGTGGGTCGTGGGGGGAGATATGGAAGGTTTTGCTAGCCTGCCTATTGTTCCACTGCTATAGGTATTTTTGTCTACCttaaatgctttttcttcttctgaaccCATGGGTTGGGAAGTGCCTGGGTGGCTGTCATGGCCCCTCAAGCCTAGAACTACACTGGGTTATAGGCGAGCACCACCTGTGGATGCAGAGATTCTCCGAACCATGAAGAAAGTGGGCTTCATTGGCTATGCTCCCAACCCTCGCACCAGGCTGCGCAACCAGGTGTGTTCTGAGGCGAGCCTActgtgttctcctgtctctcactagtgtttgttttgtttttagacagtaAAGGGTTGGGACATGTGAACAGAATTCAGGAAGCTTTGCTTGTTATATCTAATACATAGGTGATACGGTCTTATCCCTTAGGATGCTTATTCGGTTGTTGGTTGAAGAAACCAACAATTTCCCATCAGAAATTACTTATATCTTGTTGTTAAATGCCAAATGAATGTTATGAGCACTCTGTGCCAGAGCTTTCCAAAGCAAAGCTGTAGGCTAGAGAAGTTGAGAGCAGTGTAATGAGGTAGGCAGGCAGGTGGGCcacgaggaggaggaagatgctgAAGATAACAATTGTTAAAGGGAGCCAGgcagtgctggcacacacctttaatcccagcacctgggaggcagaggcaggcagatttctgagttcgaagccagcctggtctacacagagtgggttccaggacagccaggactacacagagaaaccctgtctcaaaaaacaaaacaaacaaacaaacaattgttTAGAGGGGGTCTCAGGAAATAAATGGTGACATTGTAACATTacaacattttacacacacacacatatacacacacacacacgtatatatatttgcatgtttgagtgtgtatgtgagagtgtgtgtgagcaggtgtgagtgagtgagagtatgtgtgtgagagtgtatgtatgtgtgagaatgtATGAGTGTAAGTGTGTGTTAGTGAAagtgtataaatgtgtatgtgagtgagtgtagGCATGCATGTATCACaagcacatgtagaggtcagaggatgacttttaTTAATTGGATCTTCATCTGTCTTGAgatctggaaattgaacttgggtctgaACTCTGCCCCGATTTTGTAATTGTCTACAGTATGATCTGTGTTGCTTTCCTAAGGTAAACCAAAAGTCTTTCTTTGTTGGCAGCATTTTGATGGAAGACTTTTTATATGTTtgtaatagataaaaataaagtagatgGTGGCAgggttgatatttttttaaaatcataaatcatGTACAAATTAAACTTAGTTGCATTCCATTAACCAATGTGAATATATTTCTGTAAGCATTGTTATGttgaaataaagctttaaaaacaggaaaaataaaagaataaaataggcACTGGGTGAAGTGGCATACAAAGGCAACCCCAGCCCTAGGTGGCTGGACAGTTCAAGGGCTTTTGGGGTATatattgaatttgaggccaaccttggctacatgagactttgtctcaaaaaaattaaaaataaaaaaaatttaaaataaaaaaaatttaaaataaataaaataaaaacagagttaagtgtgatggcacatgcctttaattccaacacttaagAGGCAAAGGTAgaagtccaaggctagcctggtctacatactgaattccaggccaaccagggctacgtagtaagaccgtgtctcaaaacaaaacaaaataaaaaacaccagaaaggaaaaagaagaggaagccaAAGATGTTAAACAATCCAAtggagtttctttctctctctctctctctctctttttttaaacaaaacaaaacaaaacgaataACCAAAACCCCTAGATTCCCTATCGACTAAAGGAGTCAGACCATGAATTTGACAACTTCAGTCAAGTCGCAGAGTCCCCCACAGGGCGAGAAGAGGAGCCTCTCCACACAGTTTCTAAGAAGTACCGGAAGGTGCTGGGGACACGGTCTTGTGGGAAGTGTGGGGAAAGGGAATCACATGGCACGGAATTGAATGCAGTCCATAAAGGCTTCCTCCACAAGTCTAGGCCCGGGAGGCCCTCTGTCCTCATTCTGCTCAAACTATCTGTGCCTTAGGTAACCATCAAATATTCCAAGCTAGGACTGGAAGACTTTGATTTCAAACACTACAATAAGACTCTGTTTGCTGGGTTAGAGCCTCACATCCCCAATGCCTACTGTAACTGCATGATCCAGGTAAGGGCTGGCTCTCCCTGAGACTGCACATGCCTCCTGCTTTCCATATTCCCATTGCCCCTTAGTCCCTCCTCTACTGTGTACCCTCCCTCTTACTGCTGTCTCTCCTCTGTGAGCTCCATTGCCTCACTGGAGTCATACTTCGTACCCAGTGGCTCACAGAACgccccctccccatcttcccctGCTCCCAATTCCCCGTACCAGctctcctgctccctcctccAGGTGCTCTATTTCTTGGAGCCTGTTCGCTGTCTGATCCAGAACCACCTTTGCCAGAAGGAGTTCTGCCTGGCGTGTGAGCTTGGCTTCCTTTTCCACATGCTTGACCTCTCTCGTGGCGATCCTTGTCAGGTCAGTCCTCCAAGACCTGGGACACTCAAAACGGCAAGGGACAGAAGGTGGATGGTTGAAAAGGGCACGGCTGTGCAGACGGAAAATTTCCGTCAACCCTCTTCCAGGGCAGTAATTTCCTCCGAGCTTTCCGAACCATTCCTGAGGCCTCGGCACTGGGGCTCATCCTCGCCGACTCAGATGAGGCTTCAGGCAAGGGCAGTCTGGCCAGGCTCATCCAGAGGTGGAACCGCTTCATCCTTACTCAGCTGCATCAGGATATGCAGGAGCTGGAAGTACCCCAGGCTTATCGAGGTGCTGGAGGCAGGTATGGAACTGAACAAGAATAAAGCCCCCAAAGCCAGCCCCCGGGACTCAAAGGCCTTCTAAcactcggtgtgtgtgtgtgtgtgcgcgcgcgtgtgtgtgtgtgtgtgtgtgcgtgcgttcgcgaatgtgtgtgtgttgccctcACCTCTCTCAGCAGTTTCTGCTCATCAGGGGACTCTGTCATCGGGCAGCTGTTCAGCTGTGAGATGGAGAACTGCAGCCTCTGCCGCTGCGGCAGCGAGACTGTGCGGGC
Above is a window of Arvicanthis niloticus isolate mArvNil1 chromosome 22, mArvNil1.pat.X, whole genome shotgun sequence DNA encoding:
- the Pan2 gene encoding PAN2-PAN3 deadenylation complex catalytic subunit PAN2 isoform X9 → MARGGLIIFDYLLDESEDMHSLLLTDNNTLLVGGLQNHVLEIDLNTVQETQKYAVETPGVTIMRQTNRFFFCGHTSGKVSLRDLRSFKVEHEFDAFSGSLSDFDVHGNLLAACGFSSRLTGLACDRFLKVYDLRMMRAITPLQVHVDPAFLRFIPTYTSRLAIISQSGQCQFCEPTGLANPADIFHVNPVGPLLMTFDVSASKQALAFGDSEGCVHLWTDSPEPSFNPYSRETEFALPCLVDSLPPLDWNQDLLPLSLIPVPLTTDTLLSDWPAANSVPAPRRAPPVDAEILRTMKKVGFIGYAPNPRTRLRNQIPYRLKESDHEFDNFSQVAESPTGREEEPLHTVSKKYRKVTIKYSKLGLEDFDFKHYNKTLFAGLEPHIPNAYCNCMIQVLYFLEPVRCLIQNHLCQKEFCLACELGFLFHMLDLSRGDPCQGSNFLRAFRTIPEASALGLILADSDEASGKGSLARLIQRWNRFILTQLHQDMQELEVPQAYRGAGGSSFCSSGDSVIGQLFSCEMENCSLCRCGSETVRASSTLLFTLSYPEGSICDKTGKNYDFAQVLKRSICLEQNTQAWCDNCEKYQPTIQTRNIRHLPDILVINCEVNSSKEADFWRLQAEVAFKIAVKKFGGEMKSKEFALADRKELRSPEGFLRCSSIEELKNVWLPFSIRMKMTKNKGLDVCNWADEHELSSLGAPSQWGPARAEEEHGVYVYDLMATVVHIRDSRTGGSLVAHIKVGETYHQRKEGVTHQQWYLFNDFLIEPIDKYEAVQFDMNWKVPAILYYVKRNLNSRYNLNIKNPIEASVLLAEASLARKQRKTHTTFIPLMLNEMPQVGDLVGLDAEFVTLNEEEAELRSDGTKSTIKPSQMSVARITCVRGQGPNEGIPFIDDYISTQEQVVDYLTQYSGIKPGDLDAKISSKHLTTLKSTYLKLRFLIDIGVKFVGHGLQKDFRVINLMVPKDQVLDTVYLFHMPRKRMISLRFLAWYFLDLKIQGETHDSIEDARTALQLYRKYLELSKNGTEPESFHKVLKGLYEKGRKMDWKVPEPESQTSPKNAAVFSSVLAL
- the Pan2 gene encoding PAN2-PAN3 deadenylation complex catalytic subunit PAN2 isoform X10; its protein translation is MNFEGLDPGLAEFSPAMHSTLDPVLDAHLNPSLLQNVELDPEGVALEALPVQESVHIMEGVYSELHSVVADVGVPVSVSHFDLHEEMLWVGSHGGHATSFFGPALERYSSFQVNGSDDIRQIQSLENGILFLTKNNLKYMARGGLIIFDYLLDESEDMHSLLLTDNNTLLVGGLQNHVLEIDLNTVQETQKYAVETPGVTIMRQTNRFFFCGHTSGKVSLRDLRSFKVEHEFDAFSGSLSDFDVHGNLLAACGFSSRLTGLACDRFLKVYDLRMMRAITPLQVHVDPAFLRFIPTYTSRLAIISQSGQCQFCEPTGLANPADIFHVNPVGPLLMTFDVSASKQALAFGDSEGCVHLWTDSPEPSFNPYSRETEFALPCLVDSLPPLDWNQDLLPLSLIPVPLTTDTLLSDWPAANSVPAPRRAPPVDAEILRTMKKVGFIGYAPNPRTRLRNQIPYRLKESDHEFDNFSQVAESPTGREEEPLHTVSKKYRKVTIKYSKLGLEDFDFKHYNKTLFAGLEPHIPNAYCNCMIQVLYFLEPVRCLIQNHLCQKEFCLACELGFLFHMLDLSRGDPCQGSNFLRAFRTIPEASALGLILADSDEASGKGSLARLIQRWNRFILTQLHQDMQELEVPQAYRGAGGSSFCSSGDSVIGQLFSCEMENCSLCRCGSETVRASSTLLFTLSYPEGSICDKTGKNYDFAQVLKRSICLEQNTQAWCDNCEKYQPTIQTRNIRHLPDILVINCEVNSSKEADFWRLQAEVAFKIAVKKFGGEMKSKEFALADRKELRSPEGFLRCSSIEELKNVWLPFSIRMKMTKNKGLDVCNWADEHELSSLGAPSQWGPARAEEEHGVYVYDLMATVVHIRDSRTGGSLVAHIKVGETYHQRKEGVTHQQWYLFNDFLIEPIDKYEAVQFDMNWKVPAILYYVKRNLNSRYNLNNTRLRLPGLRSECFIHLASWPRFQPLPSSSYLFL